One Candidatus Nitrotoga arctica genomic window, TCGGCCTGCGCAATGTGACTCACAAGGATGCTGCGCTACGTGAAATGCAGCGTGTGCTTAAGCCCGGTGGCCGCTTGCTGGTGCTGGAGTTTTCCAAGGTGTGGAAGCCGTTGGAGCCGCTCTATGATGCTTACTCGTTCAAATTGCTGCCAAAGTTGGGCGAACTGATCGCCAAAGATGCCGACAGTTATCGCTACCTGGCGGAATCTATCCGTATGCACCCTTCACAGGAGGAGCTTAAGCGCATGATGGAAGAAGCTGGGCTCTCTCGTGTTGAATATTTCAACCTTAATGCTGGAATTGTGGCCTTACACAGGGGTTATAAAATTTAATCAGGATGTTTCACAAACTTTTGCAGCGTACTCCACATACTTTATTCAACTTGCCCAAGGCAAGCTGAGAAAGTTGAAGTTCGGATTTAATATCAAAATATTTTTAAGGACAGTGCCAAGCTGGTTCGAAAAAGGAACCTTTACATTTTTCAGTACACTAAGGTTGTAGTGTTATACTTTATTCGCTTTTTTTGTTGTTAACTATTAAATGAGGTAGCCCATGAAACGTTTTCTATTGTTGTTAACTTTTGCCCTAGCTAGTTTCTCCATGCTAACTGTAACCGCCGAAGCTAAGCGCATGGGCGGGGGTGGCAGCATTGGTCAGCAACGCACCATGAGTCCGCAGCAAGCGTCCAAGGCACCCGCTGCCGCCCCTGCTCCGGCAGCGCCTGCGGCAGGTAATAAATGGCTTGGTCCCTTGGCTGGTTTGGCAATAGGTGCTGGTTTGGGCGCAATGTTCGCCGGGGGTCTGGGCGGGTTAGGTGGCGCAATGGGTGGTATTCTGATGGCGCTTCTGGCCGCAGGTTTGGTGATGTTCCTGGTTTCCCGGTTTCGTAAATCTCGGGGGCAGCAGCCTGCCATGCAATATGCAGGTAGCGGCACATCATCCTACCAGCCAGAATCGAGGCAGCAGCCATTTGTAGGCGGTAGCGCTGCTAACCCTGCTCCTCAAGTCAACAGCAGCAGTAATATTCCGGCAGATTTCCCGGCTGAAGCTTTC contains:
- a CDS encoding Tim44 domain-containing protein; this translates as MKRFLLLLTFALASFSMLTVTAEAKRMGGGGSIGQQRTMSPQQASKAPAAAPAPAAPAAGNKWLGPLAGLAIGAGLGAMFAGGLGGLGGAMGGILMALLAAGLVMFLVSRFRKSRGQQPAMQYAGSGTSSYQPESRQQPFVGGSAANPAPQVNSSSNIPADFPAEAFLRSAKTSFIRLQAANDRKDLNDIREYTTPEMFAEISLQLQERGDAPQKTDVQTINTQIVEVVNEGDYAIASVRMSGQLSENNGVPENFDEIWHVQKNLRDEKAVWLLSGIQQVA